A stretch of Imperialibacter roseus DNA encodes these proteins:
- a CDS encoding glycosyltransferase family 4 protein codes for MKLVVDTHHLMLENAGTKRVTINLLAELKRTPGIELIELKPDYSLKKGASLASKLKGHFLRFLWVYVHLPFKCYTSKAEFLLSPEFNTPLFCPCPRAVIAHDAHMRAQREFTSTLWFYFYYVPFIEVAIRRADLIFTVSQFAKRQIVDLMRLDQRKVHVVYNGVDQLFFKSAPELNSRLPGGLVANQYILFVGTFEARKNIGRLLEAFSILKIKHTEAFQKLKLAIVGQSASGKYSDSTKQILSLIKSLNLTNDVVFCGYVADAELPIIYQNAKAVAFPSLHEGFGLPIIEAFASNVPVLTSNLCSMPEIAGGAALLIDPYEIDDISSKLERLLFDEVLRQVLTTAGTERVKEFTWETFGSKVLAKITSFLNKTDVSADT; via the coding sequence ATGAAATTAGTAGTTGACACTCACCATTTGATGTTAGAGAATGCCGGCACAAAGAGGGTAACTATCAATTTGCTCGCTGAGCTAAAAAGAACTCCCGGAATTGAATTGATAGAACTTAAGCCAGACTATTCTTTAAAAAAAGGAGCAAGTCTCGCAAGCAAGCTCAAAGGTCATTTTCTGCGGTTCTTGTGGGTTTATGTTCATTTACCTTTCAAATGCTACACTTCTAAAGCTGAATTTTTATTATCTCCTGAGTTCAACACACCCTTGTTTTGCCCTTGTCCACGGGCTGTAATTGCCCACGATGCGCACATGCGGGCTCAGCGAGAGTTTACCAGCACTTTATGGTTCTATTTCTACTATGTTCCATTTATAGAAGTAGCCATCAGAAGAGCTGACTTGATATTCACCGTTTCTCAATTTGCTAAAAGGCAAATCGTTGATTTAATGCGTTTGGACCAAAGGAAAGTTCATGTAGTATATAACGGGGTCGATCAACTGTTTTTTAAAAGTGCGCCGGAGCTCAATTCAAGGCTTCCCGGTGGACTTGTTGCAAACCAGTATATTCTTTTCGTTGGCACCTTTGAAGCGAGAAAAAATATCGGAAGGCTTCTTGAAGCTTTTAGCATATTGAAAATCAAACACACGGAAGCATTTCAAAAATTAAAGTTGGCCATAGTAGGGCAGTCAGCTTCCGGCAAGTATTCAGATAGCACTAAGCAAATACTATCACTTATTAAGAGCCTAAACCTGACGAATGACGTAGTATTTTGTGGGTATGTGGCCGATGCTGAGTTGCCGATAATTTACCAAAATGCGAAGGCTGTAGCGTTTCCATCTTTGCATGAAGGGTTCGGGCTCCCTATAATTGAAGCGTTTGCAAGCAATGTACCTGTATTAACCTCCAATCTGTGTTCAATGCCAGAAATAGCTGGAGGTGCAGCCCTGTTGATAGATCCATACGAAATAGACGATATCAGCAGCAAACTAGAAAGGCTACTTTTCGATGAGGTACTTCGCCAGGTGCTAACCACCGCCGGTACTGAGAGGGTGAAGGAGTTTACGTGGGAAACATTCGGCTCAAAAGTGTTAGCAAAAATCACATCCTTTTTGAATAAAACAGATGTCAGCGCTGATACATAA
- a CDS encoding capsule assembly Wzi family protein, with amino-acid sequence MRKYLFWLLSLCLFNQVFGQSIPAMGYDAVEDYLRRGQLLGEISDKYSFSRRSLSFINDDSSYINNVRYLWEGSTIFNEEKFKVAALPLQNRYQSNTKIPYGSNDGAVIPAVGAQNLLSLGLHIKYGRLTSQLRPEYIFARNLDYEGFPSVHYDIIWMWRYIWWNRIDQPEKLANRNYNKILPGQSFVKYSFDRFSMGISTQNLWWGPGHRNAIILSNNAQGFTHFFLETNAPVVTAIGNFEGQFIAGKLRNSGKTPPQQGRTYYGATLFSPKRNEWRYISGVNFSWQPKWVKGLFLGYNKTKQLYQADLEHLQDFIPIFNKKENAFEAPIVGQSNSSQQSSVFLRWVFQPESAEIYAEFGNHGKPRKFRKWLEEPEKNRGYTLGLTKLFPLRTKQYLQFQIEVTQLQQSQREGIFDADSWYSDDYIRQGFTNKGQLLGAGIGPGGNSQYLDFSWIKGINRIGIQLERITHDNDWMLYAFSRTGDYRRHWIDFTAGLHVDWKISNILVSAKAVYVRSINYQWELVFDPDLPWFRNGRDVTNFHPAISCTVPLQWDKGYFSFLHRPRRAK; translated from the coding sequence GTGAGAAAGTACCTTTTCTGGCTTTTGAGTTTATGTTTGTTCAATCAAGTTTTTGGGCAGTCGATCCCCGCTATGGGTTATGATGCTGTCGAGGACTATTTGAGACGAGGCCAGTTGCTGGGAGAGATTTCGGATAAGTATTCTTTTTCCAGGCGATCATTGTCTTTTATAAATGACGATTCGTCTTACATTAACAATGTCCGGTATCTGTGGGAAGGGAGTACGATTTTTAATGAAGAGAAATTTAAAGTAGCTGCACTTCCTTTGCAAAATCGCTATCAGAGCAACACAAAAATTCCTTATGGTAGCAATGATGGAGCTGTTATACCAGCTGTCGGCGCTCAAAACCTTCTAAGCCTTGGCCTGCATATTAAGTATGGAAGATTGACCTCTCAATTACGGCCTGAATACATTTTCGCACGGAACCTCGACTACGAAGGGTTTCCCTCGGTGCACTACGACATCATTTGGATGTGGAGGTATATTTGGTGGAACAGAATAGACCAACCGGAAAAACTGGCGAACAGAAATTACAACAAAATTCTTCCCGGTCAGTCCTTCGTGAAGTACAGCTTTGACCGCTTTTCCATGGGAATATCAACGCAGAACCTGTGGTGGGGCCCCGGTCACCGAAACGCAATAATATTAAGCAACAATGCGCAGGGCTTCACCCATTTTTTTCTGGAAACGAACGCACCGGTGGTTACTGCCATTGGTAATTTCGAAGGGCAATTTATTGCCGGCAAATTGAGGAACTCTGGAAAAACCCCGCCTCAGCAAGGCAGAACATATTATGGGGCTACTCTTTTTTCTCCAAAGAGAAATGAATGGCGATATATTTCCGGCGTTAACTTTTCATGGCAGCCAAAGTGGGTCAAGGGGCTTTTCCTGGGCTACAATAAAACAAAGCAACTCTACCAAGCAGATTTAGAGCACCTCCAAGACTTTATTCCAATCTTTAACAAGAAAGAAAACGCCTTTGAGGCCCCAATAGTAGGCCAATCAAACAGTAGCCAGCAATCTTCTGTTTTTTTGAGGTGGGTCTTTCAACCGGAATCAGCAGAGATTTACGCTGAATTTGGCAATCATGGGAAGCCCAGAAAATTCAGGAAATGGCTGGAGGAGCCCGAAAAAAACCGAGGCTATACTCTTGGCCTTACCAAGTTGTTTCCCTTAAGGACCAAACAGTACTTGCAGTTCCAAATAGAAGTCACTCAGTTACAGCAATCGCAAAGGGAAGGAATTTTTGATGCAGACAGTTGGTATTCCGACGACTATATTCGGCAGGGGTTTACTAACAAGGGCCAGCTTCTCGGTGCAGGAATTGGGCCAGGAGGCAATTCGCAGTATTTGGATTTCAGTTGGATAAAAGGGATTAATAGAATAGGTATCCAGTTAGAGAGAATCACACACGATAATGACTGGATGCTATATGCTTTTTCCCGAACAGGAGACTATAGAAGGCATTGGATCGATTTTACAGCAGGGCTGCATGTCGATTGGAAAATTTCTAACATATTAGTATCCGCAAAAGCGGTCTACGTCAGGTCAATTAACTATCAGTGGGAGCTGGTGTTTGACCCTGATTTGCCTTGGTTTCGCAACGGGCGTGATGTGACAAACTTTCACCCTGCCATTTCCTGCACAG
- a CDS encoding glycosyltransferase family 2 protein — translation MNTVVSIVYVNYNSSALIVDSIDSLTAHCKDVPFEVIIVDNASKVEEKLKLDSLRMERNWNNIQIIYAGENLGFGRANNLGATKAIGKYLFFLNPDTLICNDVVRILFDFLESSEPKIIACGGSLLTADKKPTSSYGNLPGIFQELGNIGLGLSFILGGYYKRHLAINAAVYQTTPTKVPYIVGADIFIYADAFNDLNGFDECFFMYYEETDLFYRLSKKRLDSYIVPDAQIIHLEGGAVNSLATEKFNHAKFEMLLASKIYYYRKWSSKSSLPLFKLIFLLQIVVQFTKGNMGSQLKPLLKSYFSIVLGAK, via the coding sequence ATGAACACTGTTGTATCAATCGTTTATGTAAATTACAATAGTTCGGCACTTATTGTTGACTCCATTGATTCACTGACAGCTCACTGCAAAGATGTTCCTTTTGAAGTAATAATTGTCGACAATGCTTCCAAAGTTGAAGAAAAGCTAAAATTGGACTCTTTGAGAATGGAAAGGAATTGGAACAATATTCAAATCATTTACGCCGGTGAGAACCTGGGTTTTGGTAGGGCAAATAATCTTGGGGCTACCAAAGCCATAGGTAAATATTTGTTTTTTCTCAATCCAGATACGCTGATTTGCAACGACGTTGTAAGAATACTTTTTGATTTTCTGGAGTCATCAGAGCCTAAAATAATTGCTTGTGGTGGCTCCCTCCTCACAGCGGACAAAAAGCCTACTTCTTCCTACGGAAATTTACCCGGAATATTCCAGGAGTTGGGAAATATCGGGCTAGGGTTAAGTTTCATCCTTGGCGGCTATTACAAAAGGCATTTGGCAATCAACGCCGCCGTCTATCAGACCACTCCGACAAAAGTACCTTACATCGTTGGTGCCGATATATTTATTTATGCTGATGCCTTTAATGACCTTAATGGATTTGATGAATGCTTCTTTATGTACTACGAGGAAACTGACTTGTTTTATCGACTTTCAAAAAAGAGATTGGATTCTTATATTGTTCCTGATGCTCAGATCATACACCTTGAAGGTGGGGCTGTAAATTCTTTGGCGACAGAAAAGTTTAACCATGCCAAATTTGAAATGCTCCTGGCGAGTAAGATTTATTACTATCGAAAATGGTCGTCAAAATCATCCCTTCCCTTATTTAAGCTAATTTTCCTGCTCCAGATTGTTGTTCAGTTTACCAAAGGCAATATGGGTAGTCAACTCAAGCCTCTACTCAAAAGCTATTTTTCGATAGTTTTAGGAGCAAAATAG
- a CDS encoding glycosyltransferase, protein MKIAIIGSRGYPYVYSGYETLVKELSERLVERGIEVTVYCHKALFQDRPKQVNGVKLVYLPSIETKVLSQFIHSFFSMIHACFSKVDVIFVVNSANGPFGVISKIFGKKTAINVDGMEWLRPKWKGLGARYFYFASWLSTKLYDQLVNDSDEMRRVYLSLFKRESVVIAYGANVRESTDASKISKWGLTKGEYFLIVGRLIPDNNADLLVEGFLRSSSERKLVIVGDVPYKDNYAKNIKSMAESDDRLLFTGYVTDPEELAELYHNAFVYLHGHEFGGTNPTLLKAMAYGCCILALNTPFSREVLGVDKYGLFFEKNADSVVEKIEVLDMDEKLANEFRIVVRQGLTAKYNWDTVTSQYIETFNKVAKKLRS, encoded by the coding sequence ATGAAAATAGCGATTATTGGCTCCAGGGGATATCCTTATGTATACAGCGGGTACGAAACGCTGGTAAAGGAACTGTCGGAACGACTTGTTGAACGAGGGATTGAAGTAACAGTCTATTGTCATAAGGCGCTGTTTCAGGATCGACCGAAGCAGGTTAATGGTGTGAAGTTAGTGTACCTTCCTTCGATAGAAACGAAGGTACTTAGTCAGTTCATACACTCTTTTTTTTCAATGATACATGCCTGCTTTAGCAAAGTTGATGTCATCTTCGTTGTTAATTCTGCCAATGGGCCTTTTGGAGTGATATCGAAAATATTTGGAAAAAAAACAGCCATTAATGTGGATGGGATGGAGTGGCTTCGCCCAAAATGGAAGGGATTAGGTGCCCGATACTTTTATTTTGCTTCCTGGCTTTCCACAAAGCTATATGATCAGTTAGTTAATGATTCTGATGAAATGAGGAGGGTATATCTAAGCTTGTTTAAAAGAGAGTCAGTTGTTATTGCCTACGGAGCGAATGTTAGAGAATCTACTGATGCCTCGAAAATATCAAAGTGGGGGCTTACTAAAGGAGAATATTTTCTAATCGTAGGCCGCCTTATACCTGACAACAATGCTGACCTCTTGGTAGAGGGTTTTCTACGCTCGAGCTCTGAAAGAAAACTTGTCATTGTTGGCGACGTGCCCTACAAAGACAACTATGCCAAAAACATTAAATCAATGGCTGAAAGTGATGACAGGTTACTATTTACAGGATATGTGACAGATCCAGAGGAATTGGCCGAGCTTTATCACAATGCCTTCGTGTACTTGCATGGTCACGAGTTTGGAGGAACCAACCCCACTTTACTTAAAGCAATGGCCTATGGATGTTGTATATTGGCTTTGAATACACCATTTAGTCGAGAAGTGCTTGGTGTAGACAAGTATGGGCTTTTTTTCGAAAAGAACGCTGACTCAGTGGTGGAAAAAATAGAAGTGTTGGATATGGACGAAAAGCTGGCGAATGAGTTTAGGATCGTTGTCCGGCAAGGGCTTACAGCCAAGTACAACTGGGACACTGTGACCAGCCAGTACATTGAAACGTTTAATAAAGTTGCAAAGAAGCTGCGGAGTTAG
- a CDS encoding glycosyltransferase family 9 protein, translating into MSALIHNKKKRLLLYPLNAVLWLLFLPKKVFGKSVKFNSLPAKKILLVRLDYIGDVVMTSPSFSFIRHRFPNAKITLLTNPSAKALFNKDPRIDRIDTFNWPWGHLRTNNRFSFSLLKELLDLVFRLRREEFDLMVDFRGDMRFGLLFGLFTGAKVLVGNSRSGNKFMLDYASEYDASKHELERTLDVLACFGEVPVVSHPEIFLSEEAKLLATKHLEELLDTSSLKKLAIIAPFSSKDIKSWPLPYFEVVIKHLLTLGYKVVIVGTREDQENSASLASSFPSKVYSLAGKTSLTELAWMTSISTLVIGVDTGVLHIASCFDTPIVAIFGPTRSCEYRPYSKFSIVVDSGECRCDQLTHVKCDIQVNDYAKCMFELGPEAVIRAIQSL; encoded by the coding sequence ATGTCAGCGCTGATACATAACAAGAAGAAAAGGCTACTGCTATATCCACTTAATGCTGTTCTGTGGCTACTTTTTCTGCCTAAGAAGGTGTTTGGCAAAAGTGTGAAGTTTAATTCCTTGCCAGCAAAAAAAATTCTCTTGGTAAGGCTAGACTATATAGGTGATGTAGTTATGACCAGCCCCTCCTTTTCATTTATAAGGCACCGGTTTCCCAACGCCAAAATCACACTATTAACTAATCCTTCAGCCAAGGCGCTTTTTAATAAAGACCCCAGGATTGACAGAATCGATACTTTTAATTGGCCCTGGGGACATTTGAGAACAAATAACCGATTCAGCTTTTCGTTACTTAAAGAACTATTAGACCTCGTTTTTCGCCTAAGGAGGGAGGAATTTGATTTGATGGTTGATTTTAGGGGAGACATGAGATTTGGGTTACTATTCGGGCTCTTTACGGGCGCAAAGGTGCTGGTGGGTAACTCAAGGTCAGGCAACAAATTCATGCTGGACTACGCATCGGAATATGATGCCTCAAAACACGAACTGGAGAGGACTTTAGATGTACTCGCCTGCTTCGGAGAGGTTCCTGTAGTGAGTCACCCTGAGATATTTCTTTCAGAAGAAGCGAAGCTTCTGGCAACCAAACATTTAGAGGAGCTTCTGGACACAAGCTCACTAAAAAAACTTGCTATAATCGCTCCGTTCTCCTCAAAAGATATCAAGTCGTGGCCGCTTCCTTACTTTGAAGTCGTTATCAAGCACCTGTTAACCCTCGGTTATAAAGTTGTTATCGTTGGAACAAGGGAAGACCAGGAGAATTCTGCATCTCTTGCGAGTTCTTTTCCTTCAAAAGTGTACTCTTTGGCGGGTAAAACAAGCCTTACTGAGCTGGCTTGGATGACCTCGATATCTACACTTGTTATTGGAGTTGACACCGGCGTTCTGCACATAGCATCTTGTTTTGACACTCCGATCGTAGCTATTTTTGGGCCAACACGATCCTGTGAATACAGGCCTTACTCCAAGTTTTCAATAGTAGTGGATAGTGGTGAATGCAGGTGCGATCAACTCACCCACGTAAAGTGTGATATTCAAGTTAATGACTATGCAAAATGCATGTTTGAACTAGGCCCAGAGGCCGTAATAAGAGCTATTCAGAGCCTATGA